The Quadrisphaera setariae nucleotide sequence CTCGCGAGGTGGGGCTGTGCGGAAGTGTTCGCAAGTGTGTTGTTCTGTTGGTTCTTGTGAGGTGTGCCCCGGGCTCCGCTGGCACCTCCGGCAGCGGTCGGGGACGACGACGAGCGCCGCCGTCAGCCCAGCGCCGCAGCCCGCTCCGCGACGACCAGCCGCCCCACCCGCGCCGCCAGCAGGTCGCGGGCCGCCTGCGGCAGGCCGTCGTCCGTGACGAGCACGTCGACGTCCTCCAGCGCCGCGATGCCGGCCAGGCCCACCACGTGCCACTTGGAGGAGTCGGCCACCACCACCACGTGCCGCGCCGCCGCCACGAGGGCCCGGTTGGTCTCGCCCTCGACGAGGTTCGGCGTGGTCAGACCCGCCTGCGCGTCGACCCCGTGCACGCCCAGCAGCAGCGTGTCGACGTGGAGCGACCGCAGCGCGGCCACCGCCACCGGCCCCACCAGCGCGTCCGAGGGGGTGCGCTCCCCGCCGGTGAGCACCACCGACCCGCCCGACAGGCTCGACCCGTCGGGGGCGCACCACGCCTCGTGCAGCACCTGCGCCACCGGCAGGGAGTTCGTCACCACCGTCAGGCCGGGGGTGTCCACGAGGGCGGACGCGACGGCGTGCGTCGTCGTCCCCGCCGAGATGGCCACCGAGGAGCCGGGGGCGACCAGCGCGGCCGCGGCCCGGGCGATGGCCTCCTTCTGGGGCAGCGCCATCTGCGACTTGGCGCTGAAGCCGGGCTCCTCGGCGCGCGCCGACAGCGCCGTGGCACCGCCGTGCACCCGCGCGACCAGGCCCCGCCCGGCGAGGATGGTGATGTCGCGGCGGACGGTCATCTCGGAGACGCCGAGCGCGCTCACGAGGTCGCTGACGCGCGCCCCGCCGTGGGCGCGCACCTCCTCCAGGATCCGCTCCTGGCGCTGCCGGGCGAGCACCCCCGCAGGCTACGGCCGTTCGACGCCCGGTGCCGGACCTGCGCACGGGACCAGCCGCACGACCAGCCGCCCGACCAGCGCTCGGACGCGGCCTGATCCGCGGCGCGGACCGCTGGTGGTTGACTGGGAGCGTGCCAGCCCGCCTGTTCTCCGGCATGCAGCCGACCGCAGACTCCCTCCACCTCGGCAACTACCTGGGGGCGCTGGTCAACTGGGTGTCGATGCAGGAGACCTACGACGCCACCTACTGCGTGGTCGACCTGCACGCCCTGACCGTCTCGCCCGACCCGGAGGCGCTGCGCCAGCGCACCCGCGTCACAGCCGCCCAGTACCTCGCGGCGGGCATCGACCCGGAGCGCTCCACGCTCTTCGTGCAGAGCCACGCCCCGGAGCACGCGCAGCTGGCGTGGCTGCTCAACTGCCTCACGGGCTTCGGCGAGGCCGGCCGCATGACCCAGTTCA carries:
- a CDS encoding DeoR/GlpR family DNA-binding transcription regulator, which gives rise to MLARQRQERILEEVRAHGGARVSDLVSALGVSEMTVRRDITILAGRGLVARVHGGATALSARAEEPGFSAKSQMALPQKEAIARAAAALVAPGSSVAISAGTTTHAVASALVDTPGLTVVTNSLPVAQVLHEAWCAPDGSSLSGGSVVLTGGERTPSDALVGPVAVAALRSLHVDTLLLGVHGVDAQAGLTTPNLVEGETNRALVAAARHVVVVADSSKWHVVGLAGIAALEDVDVLVTDDGLPQAARDLLAARVGRLVVAERAAALG